AGAAACTTGTAAGTAAAAATAAACCTACCAAAGGGGGCTTGGTAGAAGAACAAAGTGAGAACGGGAATTCACTGTAGGGCAACTTACAGGGTACCTACTTACAGCATTCTTACACTCTAAGCAATAATGCCCTGTCACACATAATCTACGCAATCAACAAAGCACATCAGAACTCTTATAAATACCCACGGGACAGGGTTATAGGGTTCTGTTCACAATTCAATTTCAATCATCTGTCTACTTATCTTTTACGTATTTGGGGCAGGAGTGATTGTACTTTTCTTTAAAATATATTGGAAAAAATTGCCAGTTGTCTAGCCTTCTACCTTAGTAGGTTCACCACGAAATCCTTCTATGATATATCTTACTAGATATCAATGCGATATAAATTTCATTCTCAAAAAAGCTACTGTTTAATTAGTCACCTCTAAACTGGTAGATGACCGTTTTTGGCGTATTTCTGGCAAAAGAGGCCAAAAACGAAAAGGGCCGCTTCTTTTTTCGAAAGCGGCCCTTTTTAGGATATTCTTTACTTAGAAAGGAGGAGCGTCATCAAAACCCGATGGAGGGAAACCGCTGCCACCGTCATTCATCTTGCTGCCTAACCGTATGGTGTTGGGTCCGCTGCCTGATGCGGGGCTGTCAAAGTCTGAAGTTGGGAAGCCACTGCCGCCATCAAACCCGGGTCCACCCCCGAAGCCGTCTTCCAGGTTTCCGAACTTAGTATACTTGCCAATGAACTTCAAGGCCACGCTGCCCACTTCCCCGTTCCGGTGCTTGGCAATAATTACCTCGCCCACACCCTGCGTTGGATTGCCCATCTCGTCCTCAGTGATGCCGTAGTATTCAGGACGGTACAGGAACAGTACCATGTCGGCATCCTGCTCAATAGAACCAGATTCACGTAAATCTGAGAGCATTGGTTTCTTGTCGCCGCCACGGGTTTCCACGGCACGGCTCAACTGTGAAAGCGCAATCACCGGCACGCTCAATTCCTTAGCTAACTGCTTCAATGCCCGCGAGATAGACGCAATTTCCTGTTCACGGTTCCCGCCACCCTTGCTGCCTTCGGCGTTGCCGCTCATGAGCTGCAGGTAGTCAATGATGATCATCTGGATGCCATGCTGCGCTTTTAGGCGGCGGCATTTGGTACGCAACTCCCTGATGGAAAGGCCCGGCGTGTCATCAATAAAGATAGGCGCCTGGCTCAGTCTGGTGATCTTGTGGTTCAGCTGGGTCCACTCATAATCTGCCAGGTTACCCTTCTTGATTTTCTCAGAGTCCAACTCGGCCTCGGCAGAAATCAAACGATTCACCAGCTGAATAGAGGACATCTCCAGAGAGAAAATGGCCACGCCTTTGCTAAAGTCTACGGCGGCGTTGCGCATGGCACTTACCACGAACGCCGTCTTACCCATGGCGGGACGAGCCGCCAGAATAATCAAGTCAGACTGTTGCCAGCCCGAAGTAACCCTGTCTAGGGCATTGAAACCGCTTGGTACCCCCGTCAAGCCTTCTTTCTGGCTTTTCTTGGCTTCCAGTTCCTTGATGGCTTTGTGCATCAAAGACTGCATGTCGTCAAAGTTCTTCCTAATGTTGCTCTCAGACACCTCAAACAGCTTGGCCTCTGTGCTGTCCAGCAGATCAAACACGTCGGTGGTGTCTTCATAGGCCCGTCCTAACACTTCAGAAGAGATGCTGATGAGGTCCCGTTTGATGGCCGCCTCTGTAATGATACGGGCGTGGAACTCTATGTTGGCCGCCGAGTTAACGCGGGTGGTGAGCTGGGTCACGTAGTAGGCGCCGCCCACAAACTCCAGTTCGCCCTGTTCGCGCAGTTCTTGCGTAACCGTCAAAATATCAATGGGTTCTGATTTGTCGAAGAGGCTCAGAATGGCCTTGAATATGCGCTGGTGCGCGTCTTTGTAAAAACTTTGTGGCTTTAACAGGTCAATTACGGCCGTCAAGGCGTCTTTTTCCAGCATGAGCGCACCCAACACGGCTTCCTCCAGCTCCAAGGCCTGGGGCGGAAGCTTTCCTAAACCCGGGGACACGGTCTGCTTGGGGGTCCAAGGTGCCTTGCCTCTGGTCGCTTTCGTTTTCATCTCCTCCATACTAGCAAATGTAAGGGAAGAAAGCACGCAGGTAATCCACAGAACAGGCTCATTTATTCACAATTTCTTTTCCTGCGGCAAAAAGTAATTCTATGCCAAATGGGTGGCGTTTTTGGCTTATTTTCTGAAAAAAAGACCAAAAACGGCTGTTCCACAATTCACAAATCTTTTCCTATCGTTGACACTTTCTCTCTGTTTACTCCTTACTGGTTCCTAGTCGCAGTCTCTTGCTATCCACAAATAAGCACTTACATATCCATAAATCCGTTGGGGCGCAAGAGGTAGCGCATGTGTAGAAATTAGTACATTTGTTCTCTTTGATTTTGCAAGGCATGAGTACAACAGCATACCAACACATTCACATGATTGCCATTGGCGGTAGCATTATGCACAACCTGGCCCTGGCATTACACCGCAAAGGCCTGAAAGTGACAGGCTCAGACGATGAGATCTTTGAACCCGCCAAGGGCCGCCTGGCCGCAGATGGTCTTTTACCTGAGGCCGAGGGCTGGTTCCCGGAGAAGCTGCATAGCAAGCCAGATGCAGTGATTGTGGGCATGCACGCGCGGCCAGACAATCCTGAGCTGTTGTATGCCCAGGAGCACAACATTCCCATCTTCTCGTTCCCCGAGTTCATCTATGAGCAGAGCAAGAACAAGCAGCGCATTGTGATTGCGGGTAGTCATGGCAAAACGTCCATCACGTCCATCATCCTGCACGTGCTCAAGTACCACAACCGCCTGTTTGACTTCGCCGTGGGTGCCCAGCTGGAAGGCTTTGACCTGATGGTGAAACTGACAGAAGATGCGCCTATCATCATTATTGAAGGCGACGAGTACCTCTCCTCTCCTATTCAGCGCGTACCTAAGATTCACAAATACCACCACCACATTGGCGTGATCTCAGGCATCAGCTGGGACCACATCAACGTGTTCCCCACCGAGGAAAACTACCGTGAGCAGTTTAAAATCTTCGTGGACATGACGCCCAAGGCCGGAACCTTGATCTATAACCAGGACGACGAGCAGGTACAGGAAGTGTGCGTGCCCAATAACAGTGACGTGAACTACATTGGCTACACCATCCATGAGCACAAAATCAAGAAGAGCGGCAAGACCATTCTCAAGACGAAGAAGGATGATGTAGAGATTCAGCTGTTTGGCGAGCATAACCTGCGCAACATCTCTGCCGCCAAAGAGGTCTGCAAGCAGATAGGCATCAAAGGCCAAGCATTTTATGAGGCGTTGGCCACCTTCAAAGGTGCCGCCAGAAGACTGGAGAAAATTGGCGAGAACGAACACACCTTGGTGTACAAAGACTTCGCGCACGCGCCTTCCAAACTAAAGGCCACTTCAGAGGCTCTGAAAAAGCAATATACAGAACGTGAACTCATTGCCTGCCTGGAACTGCACACTTTTAGTAGCTTGAACAAGGACTTTCTTCCGCAATACAACGGCACGTTTCTGTCGCCGGACGTGAAGATTGTGTACTTCAACCCGAAGACGCTGGAACATAAGCGCATGCCGGCCCTGGACCCCGAGGATTTGAAAAAAGCCTTCGGCGATGACAGCATAGAAGTGTACACCGACAGCCAGAAACTGAAGGACTACTTGCTGGGCACCGACTGGAAAAACAAGAACCTGCTGATGATGACCTCCGGCAACTTCGGGAATCTGGACCTGCAGCAGCTAGCCGACACCATTACCGCTTCTTAGTTTCAATTTTAAATTGGCTCCGTTGGCAGCATATGCCGGCGGAGCCATTTATATTTCACCTACTCGCCAAAAAGAAGACGCAAATTTGAAGGAATCTGCGTAACATGAGCGCTCAAACCTCTGCCTATGAAATTACACCTACGCAAGCCTATTGTCTTCTTTGACCTGGAAACCACCGGCGTGGACATCTGCAAAGACCGCATTGTAGAGATTAGCATGCTCAAGGTGCTGCCCTCTGGCGAGGAAATCCTCAAAACCAAACGCGTCAACCCCACTATTCCCATTCCCATAGAGTCTAGCATGATCCACAAGATCTATGATGATGACGTGGCCGACTGCCCTACGTTTGCGCAACTGGCCAGAGGCTTGGATGATTTCCTGAAAGGCTGCGATTTGGGTGGTTTCAATCTCATCAAGTTTGACATTCCACTGCTGGCTGAAGAATTCTTGCGCGTAGACATGGACTTTGACATTGAGAACCGAGCCATTGTAGACGTCTGCCGCATCTTCCACCAGATGGAGCAGCGCACCCTCTCTGCCGCCTACAAGTTCTACTGTGACAAAACCTTAGAAAACGCCCACTCCGCTGAGGCAGACACCATTGCCACTTATGAGATTTTAAAGTCGCAGTTAGAAAAATACGAGGGGATGCCTTTACCCGGCGCTGAGGACCAGGCTACTTTTCCGGTGCAGAATGACATGCAGCAACTGCACCAGTTCACGTTCCAGAAGACCGCAGATTTGTCGGGCCGCATTGTCTACAACCACGCAGGCGTAGAAGTCTTCAATTTTGGCAAGCACAAAAACGTTTCTGTTGCTGATGTCCTCAAGAAAGAACCCAGTTACTATGACTGGATGATGAAAGGCGATTTTCCATTGTACACTAAGAAAGTCCTGACCCGCATTAAACTACGCGGCGCTCTGCAGTCCACGGCCTTTTAGTTTGGAGATACTAGACTTAGGACGCTAGATTTTAGATACTAGACATTTGTTTTTGGGGTATTTTCATTAAAACTGCCCAAAAACGGCAAGGCCAACTTTCCCTTGAAAGTTGGCCTTGCCGTTTTTGGTGGTTACTAGTTAATTTTCTCAGAATAAGCGAGCAAGTCTCATGGTTACCATCTTCCAGTACGTTGGAATAGAAGTTTAACCAAGAAGTCCATCTAAATGCTTTCAGCCAATTTGATTATAAGGCCAAAATCTTTTGTCTTACGTCTTAAATCTGGTGTCTAAAAGAAAAGGCTACTCCCCCAGAAGCCAGTAATAGGCGGCGGCTTCGTCCAGGGAAATGTTAGTTTTGAGGCGGCGGTTTAAGGACTCGTCTGCCTGCACCTTTTCTCCTATCCGGTAGATGTCCATGAGGTTGTAACTGGCTTGGTTGAGAATGTAGGAAATGTGTAAGGTCCAGTCTCTGGGCATGGCGGTGTAGATCTGCTGAAGCAGGAAATTCTGGTCTGAGAGATCCAGGAACTGTACTTTACGGCCGTCCACAAGCAGGAAATGCACCTGGCGTTCTGACACAAAGTGCACAATCTGCAAGGCAGCTTCCCTAAACTGGGCGCTGGAAGGATGCTTGAGCCAGGTAGCTTTCAGGAAACGCTTTTCAACGGTTTCTTCCAGCAGCACGGTATCATCTTTGTATACAGATATCAGGCTTTGCATACCCCACGTTGTTTAAGCTAAAATGAAAGATAACAGCGCTTCTCGCCGGGCCTCTCAAAACTTATATACGTTTAAAGCAGAAAAGCCACCGGATTAATAAACCGGTGGCTTTTCTGCTTTAAAAATGGGTAAGAAAATCGCTTTCTTATCTGGTTTTGTCAGATTTCAGAAGGAGGGCCATTAAGACCGCGCCAAATACCAGCCATTTAGAAGGAGCTTTCATGCTTAGCGGGCGTTGTAGTATTTCTTGGCTTCGGGCATGTGCTTCTGAATGTTGCTGATACGCGTGTCATTGCTAGGGTGCGTGCTCAGGAACTCAGGCGTGCCGCTTCCACCGCCGGCGGCCATGCGCTGCCAGAAAGAAATGGCTACTTCTGGGTTGTAACCGGCCATGGCCATGAAAATCAAGCCCAACTGGTCTGCTTCAGACTCCTGGTCGCGGCCGTATTTCAAAAGCCCAACGCCGGTACCAATCCCGTACACGGTGTTGGCAATTTCCTGAGCAGCGCCAGAACGGCCGCCTACCACAGCACCTAAGGCGGCGCCACCGTATTGCTGGGCCATCTGCTGGCTAATGCGTTCGTTGGAGTGCTTGGCAATGGCGTGGGCAATCTCATGACCCATTACCACGGCAAGACCAGCTTCATCTTTGGTAATGGGCAAGATACCCGTGTACACTGCCGTCTTGCCACCGGCCATCGCGAAGGCGTTTTGCTGCTTATCGTCTTGGATTAGGTTGAACTCCCACTGGTAACCTTCTAGTTGTGCAGAGTAGCCGTTCTGGGCCATATAGCGCTCTACGGCGCCTTGTATGCGTTGGCCTACGCGTTTCACCATGGCCGTCTGGGCAGCGTTGGTAGACAATTTGCTTTGTTTCAAGACTTCGTCATAGGCTTGAAAAGACATGGCAATTACTTCCTGGTCGCTTACCAGAGACAATTGTCTACGGCCTGTGATGGGAACGGTAGAACATCCAACGGTCAGCAACACTATAAAGGCAAGCATTGCACTTTTTAACTTATTCATAGTACGTATAGGGTTAAGTGATACAAAAGCAATGGTTCTGGCGGCGGCATTTCTGCTTTTACCAAGAACGTACCCATATACGCAGGTACGCATAGAAAGTGGTAAAGCCGTTAGAATCCGGTGCAAATCTATTTTTTCCTATATACAATTCCATGCCAAATTTTCAACGTGCGCCAGAATATGCCGCTAACATTCCCTCCCACAGGTATTTCCCTTATCTTTGAAAACAAAAAGAGCCATGAAAATTCTAGCCATAGGACGCAACTACGCAGAGCACATAGCCGAACTAAAAAACGAGGTTCCGGATGAGCCTGTGATCTTTTTTAAGCCAGACACGGCAATTCTGCGCAACAATGAGCCGTTCTATTACCCAGACTACAGCACAGACATTCACTATGAGGTAGAGCTGGTGTTGCGCGTGGGCAAGGAAGGAAAAAATATTCAAGCCAAGTTCGCAGACAAGTACATAGACGGCCTGGGCATTGGCGTGGACTTCACCGCCCGCGACCTGCAATCCAAAGCCAAAGCCAAGGGACTGCCCTGGACGCTGGCCAAAGGTTTCAATGGCTCTGCCCCGGTGTCTGACATGCTGCCCATGGAGAATTACCCGGCTTGGGACAACATCAACTTCGGGCTGAAGGTGAATGGTGAGCTCAAGCAACAAGGCAACTCAGGCATGATGATTCATAACTTTGGGGCCATCCTGGCGTACATGTCGCGGTTCATCACGCTTAAAAAAGGCGATCTTATTTTTACCGGTACGCCAGCGGGAGTAGGCCCCATCCAGATAGGAGACCGGTTAGAGGCGTTTGTAGAAGATAAAACCTTACTGAATTTTGAGATTAAATAGCGTACGTTCCCTCATTTTAGCTTACCTGGTAGGCAGTGGTACCTGGGCAAGCGCCCAGGCCCCCACTACCCCGCCAGCCCCGGCCTCGCCGCAACCCGTGGCCACCAGTCCGTTGTTCTTCCCCATTAAACCCGGCACCCAGAACTTTTTGTCTGGCAGCATGGGCGAGATACGGCCCAACCACTTTCACGGGGGCATTGACATCAAAACCGATGGCAAGATTGGCCTTCCCGTCTACGCCGCCGAAAGTGGCTACATTTCGCGCATCAAAGTGTCTAGCTACGGCTACGGTTGGCTCATCTACATTACGCACCCCAACGGGCTGGTGACCACGTATGCCCACCTCAACCACTTTACGCCGGCCATTGGCCAATACATGGTGCAGGTGCAGTACCAGAAGCAGGCCTTTGACGTAGATGTGACCTTGCCAGAGACCCAGTTTCCGGTAAAGCGCGGCGATATCATTGCCTACTCGGGCAACACCGGTGGCTCTGGTGGCCCGCACTTGCACTTTGAGGTGCGTGACAAGGAGGATAAGCTGTTTAACCCGCTGCGGTATACGTTCACTGAGATTCAGGATAACATTGCGCCCACGGTGTATAATTTCGCGCTGGTGCCGCAGGGCATCAAATCACGGGTGCAGGGTCAATTCCAACGCAAGATGTTCACGCCGGTGAAACAGGGCAACCTCTATACTATTGCAGACACTATTCCGGCGGCCGGGTTGCTGGGTCTTGAGATACAGGCCATAGACAAGTATGACGGCGCTCTCAACCAGAACGGCGTGCAAGCCATGGAACTCACCGTGAACGGCGAAACCATTTACCGCCACAACATAGACGGCGTGCCGTTTGAACTGCAGCGCCAAGTGTCTGCCCATATCAACTTTCCAGAACTGAAGCTGAGCAACAAGTCCTTCCAACGCTTGTATGTAGCTGATGGAAACAAGCTGCCCATCTATGAGACCGACATCAGCAAAGGCAAATTCAACATTGAAGCAGGTAAGCTCTATGAAGTGCTGGTAAACTTGTCAGACTCATATAAGAACACCTCGCAGCTCAGGTTCATGATGCGCGGCGAAGATAGCGGCTATTACGCCAGCGGTGCGCCAAAGGTCACGACTCCCAAAATCAACTATGAATTAGCTGGAAGTATTTTAAAAGTAACCGTAGCCGACACCGCCAAAACCGCCCGCAACCTGGACCTTTACATTGGCAACTACAAGTATGCGGTGATACCGTCATATACCACCACGGCCGGCTCTGTGTATTTGTACAACCTCATTGGCGGGCTGCCCGATTCTGTGGAGCTGACCGGCACCAAAACCAGGTTCAAGTTTGAGCAGACCATTCCGCCCAACACAGAGATGCTGTACTCTAACCGGTACCTGGACATCACGTTCCAGAAAGAGTCTCTCTATGACACCTTATACTTACAAACTGATCACAACGCACAGGACGTGTTCAGCATCAACAACCCGCTCACCACGCTATTTAAACCAGCCAAGGTCACCATCCGGCCCCAGAACATTCCGGCAGACAAGTCTAAGGCTGCCGTGTATGGGTTGGGCTGGGGAAAATCCAGTGGATTTCTAGGCGGAGTTTGGGAAGGAGATGCCATTACCTTCTCGGCGCGTGATTTAGGAAAGTTCAAGGTCTTGAGCGACACAGTGGCTCCTACCATCAAATTGGTGCAGAAATCACCCATCCAAATCAGTTTCAAGGTCTGGGATAACCTGTCAGGCATGGCCTCCTGGCGCTGCGAGGTGAACGGCCAGTGGCTCCTGCTCAAATGGGAGCACAAAAACTCCACCCTTACCTCAGAGCGTTTAGATAAAACAGTACCTTTGTCTGGCGACGTAGTCCTCACGGTGAAAGACGCCATGGGCAACGAAGCCGTTTATCGGACTAAAATATAAGAATCGTTGTTCGTTATTGGTTGTTCGTTGTTCGAATTGAAAAATTAGGATTCGTTTTTGGGCTGTTTTCTTGAAAATAAGGCTAAAAACGAACTTTACTCTTCAGAAGCAACAAACAATTAACAAGCAACAAAAACAATAAAAGCTATGCTAGAAGTTGGGAATGTAGCCCCGGATTTTGAGGTAAAAGACCAGGACGGAAACCTGGTGAAGCTGAGCGATTTCAGGGGCAAGAAGGTGGCCTTGTACTTCTACCCAAAAGATGACACCTCTGGCTGCACGGCCCAGGCCTGTGATCTAAGGGATAACTACCAATCACTTCTGGCAAAAGGATATGTGGTGTTGGGCGTGAGCATAGACAGTGAGAAATCACATCAGAAGTTCATCCAGAAATACGACCTCCCCTTCCCACTGCTGGCAGACACAGAGAAAGAAGTAGTAGAGAAATACGGCGTCTGGCAGGAGAAAAGCATGTACGGCCGCAAATACATGGGCACCATGCGGTACACGTTTGTGATAGATGAAGAGGGAATCATCCAGGACATCATCAGAAAGGTGGACACCAAGAACCACGCCGCCCAGTTGCTGAAATAAAACAAAGGCCATCTGCCCAGGAGCAGGTGGCCTTTTCTGTTTTTGGGCTATTTTTCAGGAAACAGGCCAAAAACGACGCATAAAAAGAGCATCTTCACATTTTAAAATCGTTTCATCTTCAAATCACTATAATGAACCCATTTAATTACACGCCTGAGCAGCTGCATGATGTAGCGCACCAGGTACGCAGAGACATTGTACGCATGGTACACGCCGTAAACTCGGGGCACCCGGGCGGTTCTTTGGGCTGCACCGAATTTCTGGTGTCCTTGTACTTCAGAGTAATGGATCACAACCCAACCTTCAACATGGACGGTACCCAGGAGGACCTTTTCTTCTTGTCAAATGGTCACATCTCGCCGGTTTGGTACAGCGTGTTGGCCCGCTCTGGTTACTTTGACGTGAAAGAACTGGCTACGTTCCGTAAGCTCAACTCACGCTTGCAAGGCCACCCCGCCACCGAAGAAGGTCTGCCCGGCATCAGAATTGCGTCTGGTTCTTTGGGTCAAGGATTATCTGTGGCCACCGGTGCCGCACAGTCCAAGAAAATGAACAATGATGACAAATTAGTCTATGTCTTGATGGGCGATGGTGAATTGGAGGAAGGCCAGGTATGGGAAGCCGCCATGTACGCCGCCCACCACAAAGTAGACAACCTCATTGCCACCGTAGACTACAACGGCCAGCAGATTGACGGACCGGTAGACGCAGTTATGAGTTTAGGTAACCTGCGCGCCAAGTGGGAAGCCTTCGGGTGGAAAGTATTGCACTGTGAGAACGGTAATGACTTTGTGCAACTGGTACCTGTATTGGAGCAAGCCAAAGCCTTGACCGGCCACAAGCAACCCATCATCATCTTAATGAACACGCAAATGGGCTTCGGGGTGGACTTTATGATGGGTTCACACAAATGGCACGGCGTGGCACCAAACGATGCTCAGCTAGAGCAAGCCCTGGTACAGCTGTCTGAAACCCTGAACGACTACTAATTTCTGGTTAGCCTAGCTTTCTCCTCATGACCTGGTTGCGCGCATTTTTTGTCTGTCTGCTCTGTCTCCTGCTCTGCGGGATGGCAACACCGTCAGGTGCGCAAAACAAGGCGGTGGCGCCCAAGAAGACGCGTTTGCTGTTTCTCTTGGATGCCTCTGGCTCTATGCAGGCCAAATGGGAAGAAAGCAACCGCTGGCAGGTGGCCAAAACCATGCTCGCTAAAATGGCCGATTCTCTGGATTCTTACGGAAACCTGGAGATTGCCTTGCGGGTGTACGGTCACCAATTCACGGTAGCGCAAAAGAACTGCAAGGACTCAAAGCTGGAAGTGCCGTTTGCACCCAAGAACGCGAAGGCCATAAAGCAGAAGCTGCAAGCCATTACTCCCAAGGGTAATACGCCCATCACGTATTCGCTGCAGCAATCGGCTAATGACTTTCCGCCCGGCGACAACACCCGCAATGTGATCATCATCATCACAGACGGCGTGGAGAGTTGCGGCGGTGATCCTTGTGCCACGTCCATTGCCTTGCAGAAAAAGCGCATCTTCTTAAAGCCGTTCATTATTGGCCTAGGCGATGACCCTGAGTATGTGAAGGCATTTAGTTGCATGGGCCAGTTTTACAGCGCTTCAGACATCAGTACGTTTAGAAAGGTGTTGGACAACGTCATTTCCATCGCGCTGAAGAAAACCACCGTATCTGTGCAGCTCACAGATGAGGCTGGCAAGCCCGTGGAAACCAACGTGAACATGACCTTCGTGAACAACGTCACAGACCAGCCCGAGTACAATTACGTGCACCACATGGACGCCAACGGCAAGCCTGATGCCCTGGAGATTGATGCTTTGCTGAGCTATGACCTGGTCGTGAATACACTGCCTTCTGTGACGTTGCGCAACCTGGACATCAAGCCCGGGCAGAACAACGTGTTCAAGGTGAAAGCGCCGCAGGGCTCTTTGTTCTTGCAGCAACTGGCACCCACGGCCTATGGCCGGGTTGATGCCTTGATCAGGCCCAAAGGAAACACCGCTTTATTGCAGCCGCAGCCCTTCCCTAGCAAAGTGAAGTACCTGGCCGGAAGCTATGAAGTGGAGCTATTAACCTTG
The nucleotide sequence above comes from Nibribacter ruber. Encoded proteins:
- the dnaB gene encoding replicative DNA helicase → MEEMKTKATRGKAPWTPKQTVSPGLGKLPPQALELEEAVLGALMLEKDALTAVIDLLKPQSFYKDAHQRIFKAILSLFDKSEPIDILTVTQELREQGELEFVGGAYYVTQLTTRVNSAANIEFHARIITEAAIKRDLISISSEVLGRAYEDTTDVFDLLDSTEAKLFEVSESNIRKNFDDMQSLMHKAIKELEAKKSQKEGLTGVPSGFNALDRVTSGWQQSDLIILAARPAMGKTAFVVSAMRNAAVDFSKGVAIFSLEMSSIQLVNRLISAEAELDSEKIKKGNLADYEWTQLNHKITRLSQAPIFIDDTPGLSIRELRTKCRRLKAQHGIQMIIIDYLQLMSGNAEGSKGGGNREQEIASISRALKQLAKELSVPVIALSQLSRAVETRGGDKKPMLSDLRESGSIEQDADMVLFLYRPEYYGITEDEMGNPTQGVGEVIIAKHRNGEVGSVALKFIGKYTKFGNLEDGFGGGPGFDGGSGFPTSDFDSPASGSGPNTIRLGSKMNDGGSGFPPSGFDDAPPF
- a CDS encoding UDP-N-acetylmuramate--L-alanine ligase translates to MSTTAYQHIHMIAIGGSIMHNLALALHRKGLKVTGSDDEIFEPAKGRLAADGLLPEAEGWFPEKLHSKPDAVIVGMHARPDNPELLYAQEHNIPIFSFPEFIYEQSKNKQRIVIAGSHGKTSITSIILHVLKYHNRLFDFAVGAQLEGFDLMVKLTEDAPIIIIEGDEYLSSPIQRVPKIHKYHHHIGVISGISWDHINVFPTEENYREQFKIFVDMTPKAGTLIYNQDDEQVQEVCVPNNSDVNYIGYTIHEHKIKKSGKTILKTKKDDVEIQLFGEHNLRNISAAKEVCKQIGIKGQAFYEALATFKGAARRLEKIGENEHTLVYKDFAHAPSKLKATSEALKKQYTERELIACLELHTFSSLNKDFLPQYNGTFLSPDVKIVYFNPKTLEHKRMPALDPEDLKKAFGDDSIEVYTDSQKLKDYLLGTDWKNKNLLMMTSGNFGNLDLQQLADTITAS
- a CDS encoding 3'-5' exonuclease produces the protein MKLHLRKPIVFFDLETTGVDICKDRIVEISMLKVLPSGEEILKTKRVNPTIPIPIESSMIHKIYDDDVADCPTFAQLARGLDDFLKGCDLGGFNLIKFDIPLLAEEFLRVDMDFDIENRAIVDVCRIFHQMEQRTLSAAYKFYCDKTLENAHSAEADTIATYEILKSQLEKYEGMPLPGAEDQATFPVQNDMQQLHQFTFQKTADLSGRIVYNHAGVEVFNFGKHKNVSVADVLKKEPSYYDWMMKGDFPLYTKKVLTRIKLRGALQSTAF
- a CDS encoding M48 family metallopeptidase, with translation MNKLKSAMLAFIVLLTVGCSTVPITGRRQLSLVSDQEVIAMSFQAYDEVLKQSKLSTNAAQTAMVKRVGQRIQGAVERYMAQNGYSAQLEGYQWEFNLIQDDKQQNAFAMAGGKTAVYTGILPITKDEAGLAVVMGHEIAHAIAKHSNERISQQMAQQYGGAALGAVVGGRSGAAQEIANTVYGIGTGVGLLKYGRDQESEADQLGLIFMAMAGYNPEVAISFWQRMAAGGGSGTPEFLSTHPSNDTRISNIQKHMPEAKKYYNAR
- a CDS encoding fumarylacetoacetate hydrolase family protein yields the protein MKILAIGRNYAEHIAELKNEVPDEPVIFFKPDTAILRNNEPFYYPDYSTDIHYEVELVLRVGKEGKNIQAKFADKYIDGLGIGVDFTARDLQSKAKAKGLPWTLAKGFNGSAPVSDMLPMENYPAWDNINFGLKVNGELKQQGNSGMMIHNFGAILAYMSRFITLKKGDLIFTGTPAGVGPIQIGDRLEAFVEDKTLLNFEIK
- a CDS encoding M23 family metallopeptidase gives rise to the protein MRLNSVRSLILAYLVGSGTWASAQAPTTPPAPASPQPVATSPLFFPIKPGTQNFLSGSMGEIRPNHFHGGIDIKTDGKIGLPVYAAESGYISRIKVSSYGYGWLIYITHPNGLVTTYAHLNHFTPAIGQYMVQVQYQKQAFDVDVTLPETQFPVKRGDIIAYSGNTGGSGGPHLHFEVRDKEDKLFNPLRYTFTEIQDNIAPTVYNFALVPQGIKSRVQGQFQRKMFTPVKQGNLYTIADTIPAAGLLGLEIQAIDKYDGALNQNGVQAMELTVNGETIYRHNIDGVPFELQRQVSAHINFPELKLSNKSFQRLYVADGNKLPIYETDISKGKFNIEAGKLYEVLVNLSDSYKNTSQLRFMMRGEDSGYYASGAPKVTTPKINYELAGSILKVTVADTAKTARNLDLYIGNYKYAVIPSYTTTAGSVYLYNLIGGLPDSVELTGTKTRFKFEQTIPPNTEMLYSNRYLDITFQKESLYDTLYLQTDHNAQDVFSINNPLTTLFKPAKVTIRPQNIPADKSKAAVYGLGWGKSSGFLGGVWEGDAITFSARDLGKFKVLSDTVAPTIKLVQKSPIQISFKVWDNLSGMASWRCEVNGQWLLLKWEHKNSTLTSERLDKTVPLSGDVVLTVKDAMGNEAVYRTKI
- the bcp gene encoding thioredoxin-dependent thiol peroxidase, which codes for MLEVGNVAPDFEVKDQDGNLVKLSDFRGKKVALYFYPKDDTSGCTAQACDLRDNYQSLLAKGYVVLGVSIDSEKSHQKFIQKYDLPFPLLADTEKEVVEKYGVWQEKSMYGRKYMGTMRYTFVIDEEGIIQDIIRKVDTKNHAAQLLK
- a CDS encoding transketolase, with protein sequence MNPFNYTPEQLHDVAHQVRRDIVRMVHAVNSGHPGGSLGCTEFLVSLYFRVMDHNPTFNMDGTQEDLFFLSNGHISPVWYSVLARSGYFDVKELATFRKLNSRLQGHPATEEGLPGIRIASGSLGQGLSVATGAAQSKKMNNDDKLVYVLMGDGELEEGQVWEAAMYAAHHKVDNLIATVDYNGQQIDGPVDAVMSLGNLRAKWEAFGWKVLHCENGNDFVQLVPVLEQAKALTGHKQPIIILMNTQMGFGVDFMMGSHKWHGVAPNDAQLEQALVQLSETLNDY
- a CDS encoding vWA domain-containing protein — encoded protein: MATPSGAQNKAVAPKKTRLLFLLDASGSMQAKWEESNRWQVAKTMLAKMADSLDSYGNLEIALRVYGHQFTVAQKNCKDSKLEVPFAPKNAKAIKQKLQAITPKGNTPITYSLQQSANDFPPGDNTRNVIIIITDGVESCGGDPCATSIALQKKRIFLKPFIIGLGDDPEYVKAFSCMGQFYSASDISTFRKVLDNVISIALKKTTVSVQLTDEAGKPVETNVNMTFVNNVTDQPEYNYVHHMDANGKPDALEIDALLSYDLVVNTLPSVTLRNLDIKPGQNNVFKVKAPQGSLFLQQLAPTAYGRVDALIRPKGNTALLQPQPFPSKVKYLAGSYEVELLTLPRIREQISIKQGQTTVLNFPAPGIMSITQALAGFGSLYVLEADGSQRWIHNLPETSSKINLPLQPGRYRLVFKMKNATSLFTDVKDFTIKSNQTTSLKLFN